From Desulfuromonas soudanensis, the proteins below share one genomic window:
- a CDS encoding type II toxin-antitoxin system PemK/MazF family toxin: MCQGRKPDPAPFTDKATTKRRPALILSDAQTFNQRVGQAVMAMITSAKNSDWPLDIEIRDLDYAGLPSPSMIRMKLFTLDEKLIIRKTGELAGPDQAKVIAALRQLLPCLSARQE; encoded by the coding sequence ATGTGTCAAGGTAGGAAGCCTGACCCCGCGCCCTTTACGGACAAAGCTACAACCAAGCGCAGACCGGCATTGATTCTCTCCGATGCTCAGACCTTTAATCAGCGGGTTGGCCAGGCCGTCATGGCGATGATTACAAGTGCCAAAAATTCGGATTGGCCGCTCGATATTGAGATCCGGGATCTGGATTACGCCGGCCTCCCCTCACCTTCGATGATTCGGATGAAACTGTTCACCCTGGACGAAAAGTTGATTATCAGAAAAACCGGGGAACTCGCCGGCCCGGATCAGGCCAAAGTCATAGCGGCGCTGCGCCAGCTGCTTCCCTGCCTGTCGGCCCGGCAAGAGTAA
- a CDS encoding type II toxin-antitoxin system RelE family toxin, which produces MMNVIWQPKALKHLKKIGDRSAQERILAATRGLAAFPACPNIKSLANHEYTHRLRVGNQCPDWLIPSINSGPFGRSLRWVSSA; this is translated from the coding sequence ATGATGAACGTCATCTGGCAACCCAAGGCACTCAAACATCTCAAAAAGATCGGCGACCGCTCGGCTCAGGAACGGATCCTTGCCGCAACGCGGGGGTTGGCTGCCTTTCCGGCCTGTCCCAACATCAAATCGTTGGCGAACCACGAATATACCCATCGGTTGCGGGTCGGGAACCAGTGTCCCGATTGGTTAATTCCGTCCATTAATTCTGGTCCTTTTGGCCGCTCCCTGCGTTGGGTCTCCTCGGCTTAA
- the gmd gene encoding GDP-mannose 4,6-dehydratase — protein MSPKVALITGITGQDGAYLAEFLLKKGYIVHGIKRRASLFNTDRIDHLYQDPHVENRNLVLHYGDLTDSTNLIRIIQQVQPDEIYNLAAMSHVAVSFETPEYTANADGIGTLRILEAIRILGLEKKTRFYQASTSELYGLVQETPQKETTPFYPRSPYAVAKMYGFWITVNYREAYGLFACNGILFNHESPVRGETFVTRKITRAVARMVLGLQDCLYLGNMNALRDWGHARDYVEAQWLMLQQEAPEDFVIASGVQYSVRDFVNAAVAELGLALRWEGEGVDEIGIVATVDEKRAPESARALAGKTVVRVDPRYFRPTEVETLLGDPTKAREKLGWQPKTTFAELVSEMVLSDLEDAQRDELCKTHGFKAFDYHE, from the coding sequence ATGTCCCCCAAAGTCGCCCTGATCACCGGCATCACCGGCCAGGATGGTGCCTATCTCGCCGAATTCCTGCTGAAAAAGGGATACATCGTCCATGGCATCAAGCGCCGTGCCTCCCTGTTCAATACCGACCGCATCGACCACCTCTATCAGGATCCGCACGTCGAGAACCGCAACCTCGTCCTCCACTACGGCGACCTCACGGACTCGACCAACCTGATCCGCATCATCCAGCAGGTGCAGCCCGACGAGATCTACAACCTCGCGGCGATGTCGCACGTGGCGGTCTCCTTCGAGACTCCCGAATACACCGCCAATGCCGACGGCATCGGCACCCTGCGCATTCTCGAGGCGATCCGCATTCTCGGTCTGGAAAAGAAGACCCGCTTCTACCAGGCGTCGACCTCGGAACTCTACGGGCTGGTGCAGGAGACCCCGCAGAAGGAGACGACCCCCTTTTACCCCCGCTCGCCCTACGCCGTGGCCAAGATGTACGGGTTCTGGATCACCGTCAATTACCGCGAGGCCTACGGCCTTTTTGCCTGCAACGGCATCCTCTTCAACCATGAATCGCCGGTGCGCGGCGAGACCTTCGTCACCCGCAAGATTACCCGGGCCGTGGCCCGCATGGTCCTTGGCCTGCAGGACTGCCTCTACCTCGGCAACATGAACGCTCTGCGCGACTGGGGGCACGCCCGGGATTATGTCGAGGCCCAGTGGTTGATGCTGCAGCAGGAGGCGCCGGAGGACTTCGTCATCGCCAGCGGCGTGCAGTATTCGGTGCGCGATTTCGTCAATGCCGCCGTGGCCGAGCTGGGGCTCGCCCTGCGCTGGGAAGGGGAGGGGGTCGACGAGATCGGTATCGTGGCGACGGTGGACGAAAAGAGAGCTCCGGAGAGCGCCCGCGCCCTGGCGGGGAAAACCGTCGTCCGCGTCGATCCGCGGTATTTCCGGCCGACGGAGGTGGAAACGCTCCTCGGGGATCCGACCAAGGCCCGGGAGAAACTCGGCTGGCAACCGAAGACCACCTTTGCCGAGCTCGTCTCGGAAATGGTCCTTTCCGATCTGGAGGATGCCCAGCGGGACGAGCTGTGCAAGACTCACGGCTTCAAGGCCTTCGACTACCATGAATAA
- a CDS encoding nucleotidyltransferase family protein: MMTREEILKFMQDNKAEMAERFGVTRLGLAGSAARGEMVPGSDVDVIVSLDSPNQFRSFFGLLHYLQDALPHKIDLATETSLKPLVRAQIMKDIHYV; the protein is encoded by the coding sequence ATGATGACACGTGAAGAAATTCTGAAGTTTATGCAGGATAATAAGGCGGAAATGGCCGAGCGCTTCGGTGTGACCCGCCTCGGACTCGCAGGGAGTGCTGCCCGTGGCGAGATGGTTCCGGGAAGTGATGTCGATGTCATCGTCAGCCTGGACAGCCCGAACCAATTTCGCAGTTTTTTCGGATTGCTCCACTATCTGCAGGACGCTTTGCCGCACAAGATTGATCTTGCCACGGAAACGAGTCTCAAGCCCCTTGTCAGGGCTCAGATCATGAAAGATATCCATTATGTTTGA
- a CDS encoding type II toxin-antitoxin system PemK/MazF family toxin, translating into MSYNAFDVVVVPFPFTDKATTKHRPALILSDAQTFNQQVGQAVMAMITSAKNSDWPLDIEIRDLDSAGLPSPSMIRMKLFTLDEKLIIRKTGELAGPDQAKVIAALRQLLPCLSARQE; encoded by the coding sequence GTGAGCTATAATGCCTTCGATGTCGTCGTTGTCCCCTTTCCCTTTACGGACAAAGCTACAACCAAGCACAGACCGGCATTGATTCTCTCCGATGCTCAGACCTTTAATCAGCAGGTTGGCCAGGCCGTCATGGCGATGATTACAAGTGCCAAAAATTCGGATTGGCCGCTCGATATTGAGATCCGGGATCTGGATTCCGCCGGCCTCCCCTCACCTTCGATGATTCGGATGAAACTGTTCACCCTGGACGAAAAGTTGATTATCAGAAAAACCGGGGAACTCGCCGGCCCGGATCAGGCCAAAGTCATAGCGGCGCTGCGCCAGCTGCTTCCCTGCCTTTCGGCCCGGCAAGAGTAG
- a CDS encoding helix-turn-helix domain-containing protein, with amino-acid sequence MSKPIEYQTIEHCGHPAFVLVPWEEWKRVQPLLEAEKARAGGIPQEVVEAHILRDEPLIKAWREHLGITQEELAIRLGVSQAAIAKFERPDARLRTVTLKKIAAAMGLDAERLRA; translated from the coding sequence ATGAGCAAACCTATTGAGTATCAAACCATCGAACATTGCGGACACCCCGCCTTTGTCCTCGTCCCCTGGGAGGAATGGAAACGAGTCCAACCCCTGCTGGAAGCCGAAAAGGCCCGCGCCGGCGGCATCCCCCAGGAGGTTGTCGAGGCGCACATCCTGCGCGATGAACCGCTTATCAAGGCATGGAGGGAACATCTCGGCATCACTCAGGAAGAGTTGGCCATCCGCCTGGGCGTATCGCAGGCAGCTATCGCCAAATTTGAGCGTCCCGATGCGCGCTTGCGGACCGTCACGCTGAAAAAGATCGCTGCGGCCATGGGACTTGACGCAGAACGGTTGAGGGCCTGA
- a CDS encoding GDP-L-fucose synthase family protein has translation MEKSAKIFVAGHGGLAGSAIVARLRAEGYDNLLLRTRAELDLLDQGAVRAFFAAERPEYVFLAAAKVGGIHANNTYPAEFLYENLTIQANVIHSAYLAGVRRLLFLGSSCIYPRLAPQPMQETDLLTGELEPTNEPYAIAKIAGLKMCEAYNRQYGTCFVAVMPTNLYGPGDNFHPENSHVLPALIRRFHEARLAGAPEVIVWGSGRPLREFLYIDEMADGSLFVMNLDESTLAEHLLRYPRPCFVNLGSGVEVSIRQLAETVREVVGYGGRLTFDASKPDGAPRKLLDVSAMKALGWEAKVSLRQGVEETYAWFLKNVDRVRG, from the coding sequence ATGGAAAAGAGTGCGAAAATCTTTGTCGCCGGTCACGGCGGCCTGGCTGGTTCGGCCATCGTCGCCCGCCTCAGGGCTGAAGGCTACGACAATCTCCTCCTGCGGACCCGGGCCGAGCTCGACCTCCTCGACCAGGGGGCGGTACGGGCCTTTTTCGCCGCCGAGCGCCCTGAGTACGTCTTTCTCGCCGCGGCCAAGGTGGGGGGGATTCACGCCAACAACACCTACCCGGCGGAGTTTCTCTACGAGAACCTGACGATTCAGGCAAACGTCATCCACAGCGCTTACCTCGCCGGCGTCAGGCGTCTCCTTTTTCTCGGCTCCTCCTGCATCTATCCGCGCCTCGCCCCGCAGCCGATGCAGGAGACCGACCTCCTCACCGGCGAACTTGAACCGACCAACGAGCCGTACGCCATCGCCAAGATCGCCGGACTCAAGATGTGCGAGGCCTACAACCGCCAGTACGGCACATGCTTCGTGGCGGTGATGCCGACCAACCTCTACGGCCCCGGCGACAACTTTCACCCGGAAAATTCCCATGTTCTCCCCGCCCTCATCCGCCGCTTTCATGAGGCCCGTCTCGCCGGAGCCCCTGAGGTGATTGTCTGGGGGAGCGGCAGGCCGCTGCGGGAGTTTCTCTACATCGACGAGATGGCCGACGGCTCTCTCTTCGTGATGAATCTCGACGAGTCGACCCTCGCCGAGCACCTCCTGCGTTATCCCAGGCCCTGCTTCGTCAACCTCGGCAGCGGGGTCGAGGTCTCCATCCGGCAGCTGGCCGAAACGGTCCGGGAGGTGGTCGGCTACGGCGGGAGACTGACCTTCGACGCCAGCAAGCCCGACGGGGCGCCGCGCAAGCTCCTCGACGTCTCGGCCATGAAGGCTCTCGGCTGGGAGGCGAAGGTGTCCCTGCGCCAGGGGGTGGAGGAGACCTATGCCTGGTTTCTGAAGAATGTTGATCGGGTGAGAGGCTGA
- a CDS encoding DUF86 domain-containing protein, with the protein MFERDVSLYLDDILESICAIEDFTRGIDYDFFCTDRKTYSATLREFIVIGEAIAHIPEPVKTAFPSIQWRLIKDFRNFIVHEYFGVDQRIVWDAVRLELPQLHAEMSRLKASLAAP; encoded by the coding sequence ATGTTTGAACGGGATGTCTCTCTCTACCTGGATGACATCCTGGAGTCGATCTGTGCGATTGAAGATTTTACGCGTGGTATCGACTACGACTTTTTCTGCACGGATCGCAAAACCTATTCTGCAACCCTGCGTGAATTCATCGTGATCGGTGAAGCCATCGCGCATATCCCGGAACCGGTCAAGACCGCGTTTCCATCCATTCAATGGCGTCTGATCAAAGATTTTCGTAATTTCATCGTACATGAATACTTTGGTGTCGACCAACGGATTGTGTGGGATGCTGTGCGGCTGGAACTACCACAGTTACATGCGGAGATGTCCCGTTTGAAGGCTTCTCTTGCTGCTCCCTGA
- a CDS encoding AbrB/MazE/SpoVT family DNA-binding domain-containing protein: MTTATSKITSKYQATIPEPVRKVLHLKAGDAIAFDIEDDQIRIRKARPLDLVFAEALEGTLTEWDSAADEEAYREL, encoded by the coding sequence ATGACAACTGCGACGAGTAAAATCACATCCAAATATCAAGCGACCATTCCGGAACCGGTTCGAAAAGTCCTGCACTTGAAAGCTGGGGACGCCATTGCCTTTGACATCGAAGACGACCAAATCCGGATCAGGAAGGCAAGGCCCCTGGATCTGGTCTTTGCGGAGGCTCTTGAAGGGACGCTGACCGAATGGGACTCGGCCGCCGATGAAGAGGCGTATCGTGAGCTATAA
- a CDS encoding transposase, whose product MARKPRIHFPGAVYHVIFRGNAGQPVFSTDEDRTRFFLLLQEGTCRFGYRVHAFCLMHNHIHMALQVGQVPLSKGMQNLAFRFTRWMNVRLGRTGHLFQGRYKAILVDADAYLLQLVRYLHYNPVRVGMVMMPADYCWSSHRAYLGEELLPWLTTELVLAQFQPSLAQARLVYAAFMSAGSEEGFRKEFQNGSHANRLLGDDRFAENVLTQVEGVFCPRVDVERLQELVLEEFDCTLDALGTRSQRHSLALARAMMGWLAVQSGAATLTDVGGWFGRDVVTMSAAVRRLAERAERCVELREVMARLQATLASKATGSCCRDNSLHSMEAIVFSS is encoded by the coding sequence ATGGCACGTAAACCAAGAATACATTTCCCCGGCGCCGTGTATCACGTGATTTTCCGCGGCAACGCAGGCCAGCCCGTCTTCTCTACAGATGAAGACCGAACGCGATTTTTCCTTCTCCTTCAAGAAGGAACCTGTCGCTTTGGCTACCGCGTTCATGCCTTCTGCCTCATGCACAATCACATCCATATGGCCCTGCAGGTCGGTCAGGTTCCTTTGTCAAAAGGCATGCAAAACCTGGCTTTCCGATTCACCCGTTGGATGAATGTTCGCCTGGGCCGGACGGGACACCTGTTCCAGGGAAGGTACAAGGCGATTCTGGTGGATGCGGATGCTTACCTGCTACAACTCGTTCGTTACCTTCATTACAACCCCGTCCGCGTCGGGATGGTGATGATGCCTGCTGACTATTGCTGGAGCAGTCATCGGGCTTATCTGGGGGAGGAACTGCTGCCCTGGTTGACGACAGAGTTGGTGCTGGCGCAATTTCAGCCCAGCCTGGCGCAGGCTCGGTTGGTCTATGCTGCGTTTATGTCGGCTGGCAGTGAAGAAGGTTTCCGCAAGGAGTTTCAGAACGGGAGCCATGCAAACCGTCTCCTCGGTGACGACCGATTTGCCGAAAATGTGCTGACCCAGGTTGAGGGGGTGTTTTGTCCACGTGTCGATGTAGAGCGCCTGCAAGAGTTGGTGCTGGAGGAATTTGACTGTACGCTGGATGCGCTTGGGACACGGAGTCAGAGACATTCTCTGGCCTTGGCCCGTGCAATGATGGGATGGCTGGCCGTGCAGTCCGGGGCGGCGACTCTGACGGATGTTGGTGGCTGGTTCGGCCGGGATGTGGTCACGATGAGCGCGGCAGTACGCCGACTTGCTGAACGCGCAGAGCGGTGTGTGGAATTACGCGAGGTGATGGCACGATTGCAGGCGACATTGGCGAGCAAGGCAACCGGCTCCTGTTGCAGAGATAACTCTTTGCACTCGATGGAAGCTATTGTATTCTCTTCTTAA